GACGCCTTCGACCGGCTGCTCGCCGAGCTGGCCACCCGGTTCCCGCTGCTGCACGAGCGGCTGTCCCTCACCCGCGTGGCCTCCCACGGCCTGCTGTTCCACTGGGCCGGGGCGAGCGCGGAGCGCCCGGTCGTGCTGATGGCCCACCTCGACGTCGTGCCGGTCGATGCGGGGGCCCCGTGGCAGCACGACCCGTTCGGCGGCGAGATCCACGACTCCCCCGCGGGACCGGCGATCTGGGGGCGCGGCACGCTCGACGACAAGGGCTGCGTCGCGGCGGTCTGCGAGGCCGTCGAGCAGCTGCTCGAGGCCGACCACGTGCCGGCCCAGGACGTGTGGCTGTCGTTCGGCTGCGACGAGGAGGTCAGCGGCACCGCGGCCGCCGACGCCGTCGAGGTGCTGCGGACGCGCGGCGTGACGCCGTGGCTCGTCCTCGACGAGGGCGGGGCGATCGCGGGCGGCGCCTTCCCCGGCGTGAAGGCGCCCCTGGGCGTCATCGGCGTGACCGAGAAGGGCACCACCTCGCTCGAGCTGGTGGCCGAGGGGCGTGGCGGCCACGCCTCGACCCCGGCGCGCAACGGCCCGACCGCCCGCATCGCCCGGGCGATCCTGCGGCTCGAGAAGTCCCCGTTCCCGGCGTCCGCGCCCGCCCCGACGCTGGAGCTGGCGCGCCGCCTGGCACCCCACGTCCCGCTGCCGCTGCGTCCCCTGCTGGGCCGCGCCGACCGGCTCGCGCCGGTGATCACCCGGGCGCTCGTCGCCGCCGGTCCGGAGGCCGCGGCGATGACCCGCACGACCGTCGCCACCACGACCCTGAGCGGCTCCCCCGCCCTCAACGTCATCGCCTCGACGGCCCGCGCCGGGCTCAACATCCGGGTCATGGTCGGCGACACCGTCGCGGGCGTCGTGGAGCACGTGCGCCGCGTGATCGACGACGACGCGATCCGCATCGACGTGGTCGAGACCGGCGAGCCGTCGCCGGTGTCCCCGATGGACGAGGCCTTCGAGCTCATCGAGGACTGCATCGGCGAGGTGTTCCCCGACGCGGTCGCGACGCCCTACGTGATGATGGCGGCCACCGACTCGCGACACTTCACCGCGATCAGCGACCGCGTCTACCGCTTCGCCCCGTTCCGGATGTCCAAGGCGCAGCGCGCGGCCATCCACTCCTACGACGAGCACCTCGGCGTCGCCGACCTCGTCGACGGCGTCCGCTGGTACCGGCTGCTGGTCGAGAGGCTTCCGGCATGAGCACCGAGATCCCGCCCGGCCCGATCCAGGCCCCGGCCGCGCACTCGGCGGTCAAGGGTCTGGTCAGCGTCGTCGGTTTCCTGGTGCTGGTCGAGGTCGCCAGCGGCATCCTGCAGGGCTACTACACGCCCATCTACCCGCAGATCGCCGACCACCTCTCCATCAACGAGGGGGACATCAACTGGTTCGAGGCGGCGCAGCTCATCGTCAGCGCCCTCTGCATCCCGCTCCTCGCGCGGCTCGGCGACCTCGTCGGCCACAAGAGGGTGCTCCTCGTCTCGACCGCCGCGACCGCGATCGGGTCGTGGTGGCTGGCGTTCGCCCCGGGCTTCGGCAGCTTCCTGCTCGGCTGGGCCGTCCAGGGTGCGTACGTCGTCTGGCTGCCGCTGGAGATCGCCATCATCCACCGGCGCACGCGCGACTCCGGGCGCCAGGAGCTGCTGACCCGCCGCGGCGCCGCCGTCCTGGTCGGCTCGCTCGAGCTGGCCGTGATCGTGGGCGCGCTGAGCAGCGGCCTGCTCGTCGAGACCCTCGACATGAACGTCCTGCTCGCCCTGCCCGCCGTCGTGGTCACCGCGGTCTTCTTCGTGATCCTCGTCGGCATCGAGCAGGTGCCGGGCGACGACATCGGCGGCGGCCTCGACTGGACCGGCCTGAGCCTGGTCACCGTCTCGCTCGGCGTCCTGATGGGCGGCCTGGTGTGGCTGCGCCTCGACGGCGCCGGGTCGCTCCTCGGCTGGTCGACGATCGTGCTGTCGCTGGTGCTCTTCGCCGCCTTCTGGCGCTTCGAGCAGCGACACCCCGAGCCGATCGTCGACGTGCGCCTGTTGTCGAGCCCCGCCCAGTGGCCGGTGCAGCTGACGGCGTTCCTCTTCGGCATCCCGGTGCTCGGCGGCCAGATCCCGCTGTCGACCTACGCCCAGGCCGACCCCGTCGAGCGTGGCTACGGGCTCGGCGCCGAGCCGGCGTTCGTCTCCACCCTCATCGGCCTCTACGTCGTCACGCTCGCGATCGGGGCCTTCACGCTGCCCCTGACCACCCGGCTGCTCGGCGGCGTGCGCCGCGCGCTCGTGGTCGCCTGCCTGCTCGTCGGCGTCGGCTACCTGCTGTGGCTGCCCTTCCACGACGAGACGTGGCAGGCGCTCCTCAACATGGGCGTCGCCGGTCTCGGCTCGGGTGCGCTGGTCGCGGCGCTGCCGGCCGCCGCGGCCGCCGCCGCGCCGCCCGAGCGCACCGGGATCGCCACCGGCATGACCAACGGCACCAAGACGGTCGGCGGCGCCATCGCCTCGGCGATCTTCGCGATCGCGCTGACCGCGACC
The sequence above is drawn from the Nocardioides sp. zg-1228 genome and encodes:
- a CDS encoding M20/M25/M40 family metallo-hydrolase; translated protein: MTDRVVAALQALVRIPTVSDRDPARVDADAFDRLLAELATRFPLLHERLSLTRVASHGLLFHWAGASAERPVVLMAHLDVVPVDAGAPWQHDPFGGEIHDSPAGPAIWGRGTLDDKGCVAAVCEAVEQLLEADHVPAQDVWLSFGCDEEVSGTAAADAVEVLRTRGVTPWLVLDEGGAIAGGAFPGVKAPLGVIGVTEKGTTSLELVAEGRGGHASTPARNGPTARIARAILRLEKSPFPASAPAPTLELARRLAPHVPLPLRPLLGRADRLAPVITRALVAAGPEAAAMTRTTVATTTLSGSPALNVIASTARAGLNIRVMVGDTVAGVVEHVRRVIDDDAIRIDVVETGEPSPVSPMDEAFELIEDCIGEVFPDAVATPYVMMAATDSRHFTAISDRVYRFAPFRMSKAQRAAIHSYDEHLGVADLVDGVRWYRLLVERLPA
- a CDS encoding MFS transporter; amino-acid sequence: MSTEIPPGPIQAPAAHSAVKGLVSVVGFLVLVEVASGILQGYYTPIYPQIADHLSINEGDINWFEAAQLIVSALCIPLLARLGDLVGHKRVLLVSTAATAIGSWWLAFAPGFGSFLLGWAVQGAYVVWLPLEIAIIHRRTRDSGRQELLTRRGAAVLVGSLELAVIVGALSSGLLVETLDMNVLLALPAVVVTAVFFVILVGIEQVPGDDIGGGLDWTGLSLVTVSLGVLMGGLVWLRLDGAGSLLGWSTIVLSLVLFAAFWRFEQRHPEPIVDVRLLSSPAQWPVQLTAFLFGIPVLGGQIPLSTYAQADPVERGYGLGAEPAFVSTLIGLYVVTLAIGAFTLPLTTRLLGGVRRALVVACLLVGVGYLLWLPFHDETWQALLNMGVAGLGSGALVAALPAAAAAAAPPERTGIATGMTNGTKTVGGAIASAIFAIALTATGSLDATSEQVAPFSGYLTVWAVCAGAAFVAALALLAAPRHAFGDAPAPPITR